The DNA sequence GCCAAGGCATCTGCCAGCTCGGCCCAGCCCGAAAACATGGGTGACGTCACTGGATGAGTGGAGAAGGAGACGCCCTGATTGATGGAAGTAGAGGACAAGCGTCTGACGCTTGGCGTCGCAACTCATGCGTGCGTGCAGAGAGAGACACGGAAGAGAGGAGGCGTTTGTCGCCGGAGGACGATTTGCTCCGCCtggggttgcttcgatctcggccTGGGGGCAGCGTTTGGGCGGGCTGACGCCACGGAGTTGTCGGACGAGGTGAGGCGACCTTGGGGGAGCCGGGTCCTTGGATGGAGGACGCCGGAAGAGGGAGAAAAAGGCGGGTCGGGTAGGACAAAACCCGCCAAGTCTgggggcgagagagagagagagagagagagagagagagagagagagagagagaaatgaaaaaaaatttctgaggggggaaatgaaaaaaagaaatttttttttcgtcctttgaaacaaaatagatttttttttttgctatttatagaaaattttcaaatttcaaaaattcataataaattcatacgaactccgaatattgcgttcgaTATATGCAcaagatcgtatcgacgagctctacaactttcatgaaggaagttttcctaAATTCcgaacgtataaaaagtcaattttcacgaccccctaaataacgtttgtttcgaaaataaaaatcgattAGAAACCGAATTTCTCATACAACAACTAAATAAcgttgtattgtacttattcttagtttttcatttatgtaagaaaaaatcaatgaacagtaaaACTGACTGGTAAAAAAACGgaacgggtggaaacccatgtccagtggcagtgaacagtttcTTGGCTGGTCGACGtcttgacttttcgaccttgacatttcttgacaaGTTAGCTCTTAACGTAACCGAGATGACTTACTATCTCACctctaataaaaaaataaattaaaataaaagtgaaCAGACTCCTAGAACACGTGGCTCGTAGGTTCAAAACATAGTCACCCTTTTCTCGACGCTTGTCCGCGCTCTCTCAGACCACACAATCAAGTGGAACCAGCTCAAGATCGTGTCATCCATACTCCTCGTCCTCGTCCTCGTCACGTGCCTGGACACGTGACTTCGACTTTTGCTTAGAAAACAGAGCAAAGGAAAGCCAGTTTCACAAGGAAGAGACCAAACCGCCGGGAAGCCATTTGGAGAAAGGCCAAGTCATCCTCGTCCTGCTGGCTGTTGCCAATATCACCCACACCTTAAACTCGAGACCAGCTTCATTTCGTCTAAAGCTTCAATCTTGATCGAACCCGGTTTGTTTGTTATTTCTGTTGCAAGTTAAACCCCATCAATGGTGACCGTTAACGTTAAAGGAGGCACAAGGCCGCCGTGGGTGGGCTTAGGAGCGGCGGTGTGGGTCCAAATAGCCGCCGGAAACGCCTACAACTTCCCGCTTTACTCGCACTCGCTCAAGTCCGTTCTGGGGTTCAGTCAGCGACAGTTGACCATGCTCGGAGTGGCTAATGATATCGGGGAAAACGTTGGACTTGTTCCTGGGATTGCTTCCAACAAGCTCCCACCTTGGATGATACTTTCGATTGGGGCTTTCGCTTGTTTCTTTGGTTACGGTGTGCTCTGGCTCGCTGTCAGCCGTACAGTTCTGTCCTTGCCTTATTGGTTGGTATGTCTTGGTTCTTCGATCTTCTTGttcaaagttttgatctttaatTATGTGATTTGCATGATTTTATTGAGCTACTAAGGTTTTGTGATTGAGTACTGGTTTTTGAAGATTGCTAGATTTGTTTTTGTGGGATTGATTGGGTTTGAAGTTTTGGTCTTTTTTACTGATTTGATTGCTTGGTAGATAGTGCTCTGCGTCTTGATTTTGTTATGTTGTGAAGCtattaagaattttgattttTCCAGTTGAGGAGTAACAGATACGTGATTTTGTGAATTGGGTACTAATTTGTTTATGGGATTGGTGATGGTAATGTTAGCTATGGAAATTAGATGAGATAAGATATTGGTGGGCTAGAATTTAGAGCTTTCTGTTGACAGTTTGCTTTATCCAATTGAATGGTTATTAGTGGTCGAAATGGTTTGTCTACAGAGAAATTGATTATTTTGGATGGATTTATGATCATGAAGCATTGTTTATGTTGCAGTTATGGATTGCTCTTTGTGTTGCTACTAATAGTAGTGCTTGGTTTTCGACGGCTGTTCTTGTGACCAATATGAGGAACTTCCCTGTTAGTCGTGGAACTGTTGCAGGCATTCTTAAAGGTTATGGGGGTCTCAGTGCAGCTGTGTTTACAGAAGTTTATAGCGTACTGCTTCGTAATTCATCTTCTAAGCTTCTACTCTTTCTTACACTCGGGGTTCCTCTCCTGTGTTTCATTCTGATGTATTTAGTTAGGCCTTGTACGCCGGCTACTAGTGAAGGCTCGGTGGAGCGCGGTCACTTTCTCTTCATCCAAGCTGCGAGTGTGGTGGTTGGATTATATGTGCTCACAACTACAATATTGGATGATTCCTTTTCCTTGAGTGCTCCGATTACCTACAGTTTTGTTGTCATAATGGTAGTACTTCTCATGGCGCCGCTTGCTATCCCTCTAAAAATGACATTTTATCCCACAAGAGTCGGCTCTTCTGATAATTTGAATAATGAGGATAGCAATGCAGATGAAACTGAACCACTGCTGAAGTCATCTTTATCAACAACAAGCCTAGGGAGTTTTCGTGAAGGGAATGATTCTTCGTCTGACATAGCTATGCTTCTCGCCGTGGGTGAGGGGGCagtgaagagaaagagaagaccCAAAAGAGGGGAAGATTTCAAGTTTACTGAAGCTGTGATCAAGGCCGACTTCTGGCTTCTGTTTTTGGTTTATTTTGTAGGGGTTGGTACTGGGGTAACTGTTCTGAATAATTTAGCTCAAATAGGTATTGCACAAGGAACGCATGATACCACGATCTTGTTGTCTCTCTTCAGCTTTGGTAATTTCGTCGGACGTCTTGGCGGAGGAGTTGTTTCTGAACATTTTGTCAAGTAAGTAATATCTATCCTTGCATTTATTGATGTCCCCATCCCATGAATCTTTTTACATAGATGACATTAGATAAATATCTTTTCTTTTCAGGACAAAAACAATTCCGCGGACATTTTGGATGACTTGCACTCAAATTATAATGATCTTTATCTATCTGCTATTTGCTTCTGCTATCAAAGGAACCCTTTATGCTGCGACTGCACTGCTTGGGATCTGCTACGGTGTCCAATTTTCTATCATGATCCCGACCGTCTCTGAACTCTTTGGATTGAGGCATTTTGGCATATTCTACAATTTCATGTCACTAGGGAATCCTCTAGGCGCATTTCTTTTTTCAGGTCTCCTAGCAGGATACATATACGATAATGAGGCAGCAAAGCAGCATGGTCTTAATCATCTTTATGGAACAAATGTCTCCTGTTTGGGTCCAGATTGCTTTAGGGTCACCTTCCTTGTTCTGGCAGGTGTCTGTGGTGTCGGCACAATCTTGAGCGTTGTTCTGTCTACTAGGATAAAGCCTGTTTATGAAATGCTTTATGCCGGTGGTTCCTTCAGAATACCTCAGAATACAAATAACTAAGATCAATGAGCGGTAGTCGGTGGAAGCTCAACTACTTTCATACTGAAGTACGTTTCCGTAGTACTCTACTGGAGCTCTAGTAAGTTTTTGTGaactttttgttgttgttgtaacTACTAGAATGTAAGTATCATTCATGTATAGAATGGTGCGGCTGATGTGGTTCTCTTGTTGTTTTTATATCTATGTTTTTGGTAAATCAATGGGAGATGCGGTAGTTGAACTTGATCGAAATCGCTCCTAATACTTTGTTGGAGAGAAATACATGCATTATTAGTAGACTAAATGCTAGTCTTGGTCTTGTGTTAAAAATAATATGGATTAATAAATCTTAAACCAGAAGGAGAAATATAATCCCATGCCAGATTAGAGTTTGGCTCGAGTGGAAGGTGATAATGCAACAAGTTCAGATAGAATCGATTTCCATTATTAGCTGGAGTCCAAACCGACCATGCATGACATGCAagaatcttcatcatcagaacgCACATAAAATGAAGTAGGACACACGTACGATTAGAGGGTAGTACTTAGCTGTCCATTAttagcaaattaagcaaactaATTCATCTTCGTGGCTTATTTCATGAGAAACCATCGTTGTTCTGGTCTCTAAAGCTTTGCGTTTCTTATGAGCTTCGGATGGTAGTTTCACATCTTTTGCCAATCCTAGAGCTTCAAGAAATTTTATGGCGTACCAAGTCACGTCAATCTGCCACCATTCGAGTCCTTGTCGAGCCGAGTATTCGAAAGCGTGGTGATTGTTGTGCCATCCTTCTCCTAATCCAAGCACTCCCAACCACCTAATATTAGACAGTTAAACATGAAGATACACATACAGTACGTGGATTACTAATCTAAAATCTCAATATTAATGAACCTTGGTTACTTTATTAAGGATCCTTATTAAGTTCTTAATTACGTACCAAAGGTTCTTAGATAGATCACCGGTATTCCATGCTTGATACCCCCATGTGTGGCAGGCCGAATTTACTAGCATGGTGCCATGGAAAACAACTAGCATCCTCACTCCCTGAagaaatatttaattaattagttcaTGTAATTTAAGAACTTCATAGTGATAAATATTTCTCtttgtcaaaaaaaagaaagaaaaggaaatatgATCTCACGTACCATTCGGTCCATTCCCCAAACAATGAAGGGAAACCCACCAAGGGCATATAGAATTCGTCCAAGAATAAACGAGTGTAGAAGAAACGTATGATGAAGAAACCTATAGAATGGCTGCATTTTCAAATCTTCAACATTCTTCAGTCCTCCATACtgcaaattatttatttaaaaaatctATTTCTCAGCTTAATTTAAAgagtaaaaaataatttaaccaAAATTAGAGAGTAAAAAAAATAGGTATTATGGACGTATTAGTATATAAAATTTTGGTGTATGCATTTATGTATGAATGTCTGGTAATTCTTAGATGATTACATACTTTTCTGAAGCGCTTATTGCTATCGAGAATCCATCCCATGTGACTAAACCAAAAACCCTTGAGAGGGCTATGAACATCGTTCTCTGTATCTGTGTATTGGTGGTGGTAGCGGTGTGTACTCACCCACTCAATTGGACTGCCCTGCAAAACAAGAGTTAAGTACTTACATATCAATTTACAGACCTTAAACATTAAACTCACTGAAAGTAATATGGTAGGTAGTTAATCAAAAGTAGGTTAAACCAAaagtaaatatatacattttttcCACGTTGagaaaatgagattttcgaTCAAGAATTCATGACAATATTCATGAAGGGAAAGTAGCAAAAATGGCACACTGCACATAAAACCCTTGAAAGCTGGGTAGGCACCTGAGCCGAAAGAACAGCCATATAGGAAAACAAGTACTCGAGAAACTTGGGAAGCCTGAAACTCCTATGCGCAAGGTTTCTATGGTAACAAAGAGTTACTCCCAAGGTGGTGGCAAATGCGAGAGCCAATGCCAGGTAAAACGCAGGCCAGTTGAAATGAAACGGCGCAAATAAACAAAGGACATGGATCGACGTGAACATCGCTGCTGTGACTAGGTCAAGTAAATTCCATTTCCTCCTCCAGAAATATGCACAAGGCGTCATGAGAATGGCCGCCCAGATTCCCACAAGCCCCATTTCCTCTCACTCAACTTAATTACTACTGCACCAATATCTGCCTCTGCTGCGTGAGAAGCTTGTATAGAACTGACCATTATATATACTGGTGAGCCAAGTGAAAGAGAGTTGAATCAACTCAATTCCAGTCGGGCCATGCATGGTAGGTGAAACCATTAGTTCTTGAAACCATTAGATGCCTTGATCTTCACAGCTACCTCTGCAAGTACATGAAATCAGCCACTATCtctgttgttttttatttattattattattattttttatcatgTAATGTACTCATGATAGGTACAGAACTGAtcagtttgtttttgtttttttttccctcttttcaaAATCACCACCATCTTTCCGGAGCCCTTGGCCCCTTTAAATTTAAGGTTGATAAATCTCCACCATTGATAATATTTATGCTTTGTCTTTCGAGCCTCTAACAGTTTGCGATCTTGCATTTCATTTATTCTTGTCTACCCTATTGGGTGCTATTCTTTTTTATCATCCCATGCTATTTTTCGTCCTGTGAATTGTGAGATAAAGTTTTATTCAATCTGGCACAACTGAAATTCAATTGTACGTTGTCTTTcatctttttgtatttttttaatttcaaatacATGAGTAGAGCCGTGCATGAACTTGTAACCCTCACATTAAGTGACTGTGATGAACATTTATCATTCAATCGTATAATCAGCAATGGGAAAGCCATTATTAGGTATAGTAGTTAGATATttgttgggtacatttagaaagacgaCCCAATATTTTATTGCAGCAAAAATCATGAAGTTAGTTCACATGTTGCAATGTTTGAAGTTTAGAACTGGAATTCTGTGAAGTTGACAAAGCATGCATCTGTGCTACGTACTTTAATACCTCTGAAATTATTTACATAGCAAAATCCCAATTTAACATTTACCTTTATTGTCCAAATTGACCTATATGTCTTTAGTGTAACTGTCCAATTCCTTATCTAACCACATCCTTAAAAGCCGAAATTGACAAAAAGCAGGCCATTTTGTGGAGGCATTCATAGAATTTTCCCATACtatttactaattaattaagcgACCTACGTAGAAGTAGATGATCGTCTATCACAACCCTAAACAACTAGAACGGAtagctattaaaaaaaaagaaaaaaaaagaaaaagaaaaaagaacagatAGAACTGAACTAGCAATAGAACACAGGAAGTACGTATTAAGGAATTAAAATCCATACGTACCCAGCAGATCGAGATAGAACACCCGCATACATAACATGAAGAAACTGAACTAGCTAACAGAAATTGAACATAAGATATAAATATATCAAAAATATACTGATCGCAGCTTGCTGCATGATGTACGTAGCTGAACAGCTTCAAAAACCATAATTTCCAGCCTCTAATCAtcaaaaatgaaataatataTGAACCGCTTCACCAAATATTTCCAGCGTCTTATCTTAAATCTGGGCCAAGTGATGACGCTGGAAAGATTTCAGTCAGGCAGTTTCAGATTATTGGGTTAACGACTGACTCATGAATACGTGTATTCGATCTTCTAACACAGATCGATCAGGGAGGGAATTGAAAGAGGAAAAGCAGTTGTTACTATTGCTACCCTAAATAAGTAGAAACAATCGGGTGGGGTAGGGcgtagctagctagcttaaaTGATGGAGGCGGCTCATTGATTTTCTTCATCAGTTTGTACGATCGAGGCTGAAGTCATCTCTCTGTGTCTATTATGGCCTTGGAATTCAAGTTGTAGATAAGTTGCAATTGCTTTTGACAACAACACAAAGAGAAAAGCAGCTCGCTAGATCATTATGAATACCACTTGCATGAGTCTCCATTTATATAGATCAATTGGCTCTATATATAGTAATTGGTTAATTATGCCATTCGATCCATAACTATAAGCTACCTTGCATTGAGAGTGTTTAAAATAGAAATTACTTGTGCCAGTTAAAGTTGTTGGGACAGTTGGGGTAGATCTTACTCTTGATAGTGTTACATCATCCCAGAATTCCAATAATTGATTCAAGCTTATAGCTCATTTTTATAGATGATAGAGTTACATCATCTCAGAATTTCAACAATATGCGCACACCTGCTCAGTTACCGAGCAAGATAATTATGTTTAGTCACCTTTAAATCTAGATCAAACAGTAGAAACTATTATTTTTAAGTTtgagttgttttatttttctatcatTAAATTTAAATCCAACGATAGTTTATCATAATTTATTTTCTCAATCACTAAATAGGTGTACACCACTATCCAGAATTCACTCACGTATACAAATGAATGCATGAGACCTATGGACGGGACATTAGGCCCTAGATCTTGAGGCCCGACGTGAAGTGAGCAAACCATTATGATTCTATTATTTGGGTTTCAAACTGACCCccaatccaccaccaaaataaGAATACTAGTTCTTGCCACTAGAATATACTAGAAAATGTACCTGCGCGATGCTGCAGGAATATAAGCAAATATTGTTTGATTCGATGCTACTGAATTTAGAAACATTGTTATATTACATTGCTACATTAAATATTATATATTGTTTTACATGTTCAAAATTCTGGTAAGTTATCTAGATTTCAAAGTTAAATATCCTAACAACAGTAGGTGTCTATGTACAAAGTCCGATTCGTCATTTGCGACAAATGATAAGTGCTCCAAAATTTCAGGAGCTGTTGTAATTGGAAAACATAAGTAATAATGTCAATCAATAAGAAAGAGTGATTATTTGGTTCTGTAAattgaaatcattgaaatggTTTTGTATGGAGTAAGCACAAACATTAATCAATAAGGCATTGAAATGTAAAGATGGATTGTGTTACCTATTAAACAACCAGCTGCATATGACGTGATCAGAGCTCTGCAACATACTGACGTGAAGTGAAACATATAGTGCAATGAGTGTTGAGATATTTAGCAATGTGAGCATACTATGTTATAAGATAGGAATGTAACTGATTTCAACAATAACTAAAAATAGGAATCAAATTCTCGAATTATCAGAAAAACAAAACGGACCTTACTAACTTTTGTGTAGAAGTCTGTGGGGAGAATGAATCAAGGGGGTTGATTAAAATCCAAGTGACATCCATTAGCCATAAATGCTTTTACCTGTATATTAACATCAATCCTCTGATATTATTGCTAATATGCCAAAAATTCAACTCAAAGTAAATAAATTGTCCTCACCTTCAATGTCTTTGTCACTATCAAGGTCTTTTTAGGATAAAAAACCTCATCATTTAAGCCCTTGTGCATAAAAAAGGCAGGGCCTCATCATTGGCTGTAAACATCCCATGCATCAACCATAGTGATCTTTCACATCCCTGTCATAAAATTTTATATGCAGGGATCAGGTTATATTTCTTATCGATCCTATTATCAGGTTCCAATAAGTTTCATGAAACTGGAAAACTAACCTGCACATTAGACACAGCCATTTGAGCTCCATGCATCCATCCAACATGTGGTTGGTAATTTGAGGAGGCAACTTTAAGTTTCTTTGGGGTAAATCCTTAGAATGTTCCACTGTGTGAACCTAGAGATTATAACACAACACCAAGTATCAGAATCATTACATCATGACAACTGCTAGAGAACACATCACCAAGTATCAGAATCATTACATCATGACAACTGTTAGAGAACACATATAACAAAAGGCTTACTCGAAATAAGATGTCTTACTTTTTCACCGACCTCTAGAGCCTGTTTGAAACCATCCTATGTTCTTCCAGCATAACTTTTTTTATGTTGCACATACTTGGCCACTTGGGTGCTTCAAAGTTCGTACTGGATAGGTTTGATGTCAGCTGCAGTTTTGTTCTCAGTTTTTCTAACACTGTCACTCTGTACCCATTAAAAGAAGTAATGTAAAGAAGCACACGCTTATAAACAAAATTGGGGAGAAGTGGAGAACATAAATTGTATTGGGcctctaaaaaaacaaaaaggactATTACTCAAAAGTCTAAATAGCACAACCAAACTTTAATAATTTGACAGTTCATTGACTTCTACAAACTCTTTAACTGATTCTACACGTCGTTCTCTAATTCTTTTGATTTTAAAAGCAATATTTGGCTTCAATATGTGTTCTTGTTCAAACCAAGTCCAACGATAGAGACAGATTCCTTAAATTGCTATAAATCAATTAATATTTACATAACTCGCAAGACAAATGATCCCCAAAACAATATGGCGGTATACGTGCACTAAGAGCGAGCAATGGCAAAAAGAGGAGATTTTACCACAGATATAACCAAATCAAACACACACCTCTTCGAAAACCCAGCAACCTGTTCGACCAAAATCTTcaatctctcctcttctttctcGTATCCTAACGATCtgccatcaaaatcaaaaaccttacatcaaatccaaaggaaaagaaactatATTACAAAACTTCACTTCAGTTACCATTTCAATTAATCATATTAGCCAACTCTTCAATTAAGCATAAAACCCCAATTCATACTAACTGAATTTAACTTTCAACAAACTCAGATTCGAAACTCTAAAATTATAGAACCAAATTCAATCACCCAAGAAAACCCCCAATTCAGTACCCCGAACCGTAAAAGCTAATCAAACCCAACACAGCAAAACTCAATTCCCAATTTCCGAACCGCAATCAATAACCTGAATCAGAAGAGAACAACAAAAATCCCAACCAAAATGAAAAAACATTATGGGAAACAATACCTTCGATACGAAACGCTCTTCTTTCCACCGATCTGAATCTCGCAGACTCCAGTCTCGTATAAAACTGCTTCGACTTCTTCTTCTATTGAATCAGAGGGGATTGAACTCGATGATGATGAGATTATGAGAACAAACTCTGGACTCTGGTAAATGATTTCTATTGTGAAACACCACCACCGTCAGACTAAAACAGAAACCATTGTGGCATCGCATAAGAAGGACAAACTTGTAATTGAGGGAGACAGCAAGGGCAAAAGCGCCACTTCATTTTGCACAGTGATGAACAGTTAACCGGGGTttagatatatgtataataaTAATGAGCAGCTAGTTGTGATGTTTCTTTACTTATTTACTATAATAGCTTCCCCATTAAGTTAGACCTACTTGTCAATAGAAGCAAAATATTATGTTTACATAACTGCAGCATCAACCaatttatatatgtattagGCTGATAGGGCCAGAGCTCACTCAAAGGTAAACGAATTACAATAATATGGTACTAGTAATCACTAGTCTAATACACACACCAAAAAGAGACTCAACTTTTAGTGCAATCTGAAGAAAAAGTTTCAGGACTCGTACAAATTTCATGACTCTTCGGAACACAAAACATTTCAAGGAAAGCAGAACCAACCCAAAAGCTAGTACAAAATAATGATCAAGTGGGTTTCATATCCTGAAACATAGCAGTCCAAAGTGAATGGTCATCAAAATCAACGTCCACCCTTTCCTTCTCATATGGAGTGACTTTTCCATCAA is a window from the Rosa chinensis cultivar Old Blush chromosome 2, RchiOBHm-V2, whole genome shotgun sequence genome containing:
- the LOC112187329 gene encoding protein NUCLEAR FUSION DEFECTIVE 4 is translated as MVTVNVKGGTRPPWVGLGAAVWVQIAAGNAYNFPLYSHSLKSVLGFSQRQLTMLGVANDIGENVGLVPGIASNKLPPWMILSIGAFACFFGYGVLWLAVSRTVLSLPYWLLWIALCVATNSSAWFSTAVLVTNMRNFPVSRGTVAGILKGYGGLSAAVFTEVYSVLLRNSSSKLLLFLTLGVPLLCFILMYLVRPCTPATSEGSVERGHFLFIQAASVVVGLYVLTTTILDDSFSLSAPITYSFVVIMVVLLMAPLAIPLKMTFYPTRVGSSDNLNNEDSNADETEPLLKSSLSTTSLGSFREGNDSSSDIAMLLAVGEGAVKRKRRPKRGEDFKFTEAVIKADFWLLFLVYFVGVGTGVTVLNNLAQIGIAQGTHDTTILLSLFSFGNFVGRLGGGVVSEHFVKTKTIPRTFWMTCTQIIMIFIYLLFASAIKGTLYAATALLGICYGVQFSIMIPTVSELFGLRHFGIFYNFMSLGNPLGAFLFSGLLAGYIYDNEAAKQHGLNHLYGTNVSCLGPDCFRVTFLVLAGVCGVGTILSVVLSTRIKPVYEMLYAGGSFRIPQNTNN
- the LOC112189066 gene encoding palmitoyl-monogalactosyldiacylglycerol delta-7 desaturase, chloroplastic — protein: MGLVGIWAAILMTPCAYFWRRKWNLLDLVTAAMFTSIHVLCLFAPFHFNWPAFYLALALAFATTLGVTLCYHRNLAHRSFRLPKFLEYLFSYMAVLSAQGSPIEWVSTHRYHHQYTDTENDVHSPLKGFWFSHMGWILDSNKRFRKYGGLKNVEDLKMQPFYRFLHHTFLLHSFILGRILYALGGFPFIVWGMDRMGVRMLVVFHGTMLVNSACHTWGYQAWNTGDLSKNLWWLGVLGLGEGWHNNHHAFEYSARQGLEWWQIDVTWYAIKFLEALGLAKDVKLPSEAHKKRKALETRTTMVSHEISHEDELVCLIC